From one Flavobacterium sp. N502536 genomic stretch:
- a CDS encoding ornithine cyclodeaminase family protein has translation MKPIQLISDHFIEEKCNFKELIERLRAGFSTSAIKVPMRHHHDYSNPEEGKDSTLLLMPAFQAGKDLGVKIVTVSPNNGNYDLPSIQGTYIYLDGHKGNIKAILDAKSLTAKRTAATSALASSYLSRKDASTMLMIGTGALAINLIQAHASVRPIKEVYVWGRTIEKAQLVCDAFQNSSFSCKPVSTIEEVISQVAIISSATLSPVPLVFGKWLKEGQHLDLVGAYKKDMREADDEAVLKSSLFLDTYQGGLKESGDILIPLTNGIITKETIKADLFELCSNTKSGRTSDTEITYFKSVGHALEDLVAAGYFYEEYNLKTQKNV, from the coding sequence ATGAAACCAATACAACTTATTTCAGATCATTTCATTGAAGAAAAATGTAATTTTAAAGAACTTATAGAAAGACTTCGTGCCGGGTTTTCGACCTCGGCGATCAAAGTGCCTATGCGTCATCATCATGATTATTCTAATCCGGAAGAAGGCAAAGATTCGACACTGCTGCTCATGCCGGCATTTCAGGCAGGCAAAGATTTAGGAGTAAAAATAGTTACGGTAAGTCCGAATAATGGTAACTATGATCTGCCTTCCATTCAGGGAACTTATATTTATTTAGACGGGCACAAAGGAAATATAAAGGCAATTCTTGATGCAAAATCACTAACAGCGAAACGTACTGCAGCAACATCTGCTTTGGCAAGCAGTTATCTTTCGCGAAAAGATGCCTCGACTATGCTAATGATTGGCACAGGAGCATTGGCTATTAATTTAATTCAGGCACATGCAAGCGTAAGGCCTATAAAAGAGGTTTATGTTTGGGGGCGAACTATAGAAAAAGCACAATTGGTTTGTGATGCATTTCAAAATTCTTCGTTTAGCTGCAAACCAGTTTCAACTATTGAAGAAGTAATTTCTCAGGTTGCTATTATTTCCTCGGCAACGTTATCACCCGTTCCGCTTGTTTTTGGGAAATGGCTGAAAGAAGGACAGCATTTGGATCTTGTTGGGGCATATAAAAAAGATATGCGGGAGGCAGATGATGAAGCCGTTTTAAAATCAAGTCTGTTTCTTGATACGTATCAGGGTGGGCTAAAAGAAAGCGGCGATATTTTGATCCCGCTCACCAATGGAATTATTACAAAAGAAACTATTAAAGCAGATTTGTTTGAACTGTGCAGCAATACAAAATCAGGCAGAACATCTGATACCGAAATCACTTATTTTAAATCCGTTGGACATGCTTTAGAAGACCTTGTTGCAGCGGGATATTTTTATGAAGAGTATAATTTAAAAACACAGAAAAATGTCTGA
- a CDS encoding RHS repeat domain-containing protein, with product MWKYDLKDRPKLVATEDDLVYDKSEPIYNLITWVYEGGSFVPSAKIIGDGKSYIINDYIGRPVQAYTEKGKLVWETDYDIYGDLRNLKGDRDFIPFRQLGQYEDIETGLYYNRFRYYNSESGLYCSQNPNILLT from the coding sequence ATGTGGAAATACGATTTAAAAGATCGTCCTAAATTAGTTGCTACTGAGGATGACTTAGTTTACGACAAGTCTGAACCAATTTACAATTTAATTACTTGGGTGTATGAAGGAGGTTCTTTTGTACCAAGTGCTAAGATTATAGGAGATGGGAAGTCCTATATTATTAATGATTATATTGGTCGTCCTGTACAGGCTTATACTGAAAAAGGTAAGTTAGTCTGGGAAACAGATTATGACATTTATGGAGATCTCCGTAATCTAAAAGGCGATCGAGATTTTATTCCTTTTAGGCAGTTGGGCCAATATGAGGATATAGAGACTGGTTTGTATTATAACAGGTTTAGGTATTATAATTCTGAATCAGGGCTTTATTGTAGCCAGAATCCAAATATCTTGTTAACCTGA
- a CDS encoding NADAR family protein has translation MQIDYLNEYLEYNDSDIELEYCLRINAEWNEESYNKLFNILMSFFEICKKENEIPKEFDYFFTNTIDRIIGILSNPIFTQNNLIDLNNEDYKKLILNKINELKKIRIIYEKRLFFKYYFFYGYNNPLSQWYNSTFIIDDLNFNSAEQWMMYSKAKLFNDYEKMNEIIKEPNQSRQRKLGRQVNGFKEDIWIKKREEIVRIGNLKKFTQNKELNFLLKETKKMILAETSPVDLIWGIGFSTNDLERFDNSKWRGLNLLGNILMEIREII, from the coding sequence ATGCAAATAGATTACTTAAATGAATATTTAGAATATAATGATAGCGATATTGAATTAGAATACTGTTTAAGAATTAATGCCGAATGGAATGAAGAGAGTTACAATAAACTTTTTAATATTTTGATGTCATTTTTTGAGATTTGTAAAAAAGAAAATGAAATTCCAAAAGAGTTTGATTACTTTTTTACAAACACAATAGATAGAATTATTGGAATTTTATCAAATCCTATTTTTACACAAAATAATCTAATAGACCTCAATAATGAAGATTATAAAAAATTAATTTTAAACAAAATAAATGAGCTAAAAAAAATAAGAATAATTTATGAAAAACGTCTTTTTTTTAAATATTATTTTTTCTATGGATACAATAATCCTTTATCTCAATGGTACAATTCTACTTTTATAATAGATGATTTGAATTTCAATTCAGCTGAACAATGGATGATGTATTCGAAAGCCAAATTATTTAATGATTATGAAAAAATGAATGAAATCATTAAAGAACCTAATCAAAGTCGTCAACGAAAATTAGGAAGACAAGTGAACGGTTTCAAAGAAGATATATGGATTAAGAAAAGAGAGGAAATTGTACGAATTGGAAATTTGAAAAAATTTACTCAAAATAAAGAATTAAATTTTTTACTAAAAGAAACTAAAAAAATGATCTTAGCAGAAACAAGCCCAGTTGATCTAATATGGGGTATTGGTTTTTCTACAAATGATCTAGAAAGATTCGATAATTCAAAATGGAGAGGCCTCAACTTGCTCGGAAACATTTTAATGGAAATTAGAGAGATAATATAA